A genomic window from Bacillus sp. Marseille-P3661 includes:
- a CDS encoding Tex family protein produces MTERDNFIINNIAKSLGISTKQIQNVIALIEEGNTVPFIARYRKERTNGLDEVQIRSITEKWEYAQNLEKRKEEVIRLIDEQGKLTEELKKDIEQAVILQQIEDLYRPYKQKRRTKATIAKEKGLEPLAEWMYSLPTQGNVEDEARKYLNEEKEVLTEEDALAGARDIIAEYISDSAPFREWIRNETFKRGKLQSVVKDQEKDEKNVYEMYYEYEEPVLKVVPHRVLALNRGEKEDVLKVTVDPPQENILNYLTKEIIKGKSTVAIGQLDTAIEDSYKRLIQPSIEREIRNTLTEKAEDQAIHIFSENLRNLLLQPPLKGKMVLGVDPAYRTGCKLAVVDETGKFLKKDVIYPHPPKAKPAEAKEKAAALLKEFPIEIIAIGNGTASRETEQFIAELLKETDREIYYLIVNEAGASVYSASDLAREEFPNLQVEERSAVSIARRLQDPLAELVKIDPKSIGVGQYQHDVSQKKLSGSLSFVVETVVNQVGVNVNTASSSLLQYVAGLSKTVATNIVNQRESEGKFLNRGQLKKIPRLGAKTYEQCIGFLRIVDGNHPLDRTSIHPESYDETIRLLEKVGCSTNDLGSDKLKDALSNVDLPKLAKEINIGEPTLRDIIDSLIRPERDPRDEVPTPLLKKDILQLEDLKRGMELEGTIRNVVDFGAFIDIGVKQDGLVHISKLSRQFVKHPMDIVSVGDVVKVWVEDVDQKKGRVALTMLPPQ; encoded by the coding sequence ATGACCGAAAGAGATAACTTTATTATTAATAATATTGCAAAGAGTTTAGGTATTTCTACAAAGCAAATTCAGAATGTTATTGCGCTAATAGAGGAAGGAAACACAGTTCCCTTTATTGCACGATATCGAAAGGAACGAACAAACGGACTTGATGAAGTGCAGATTCGCTCTATTACTGAAAAGTGGGAGTATGCACAAAATCTTGAAAAAAGAAAAGAAGAAGTTATTCGGTTAATTGACGAACAAGGTAAGTTAACTGAGGAGCTAAAAAAGGATATTGAACAAGCGGTAATTCTCCAACAAATCGAGGATTTATATCGACCATATAAACAGAAACGCAGAACAAAAGCTACTATTGCAAAAGAAAAAGGACTTGAGCCTCTGGCTGAATGGATGTATAGTCTACCTACTCAAGGAAACGTGGAAGATGAAGCGAGAAAGTACTTGAATGAGGAAAAGGAAGTATTAACTGAAGAAGATGCCTTAGCTGGAGCTAGAGATATTATTGCAGAGTATATATCAGATTCAGCTCCATTTAGAGAATGGATTAGAAATGAAACATTCAAAAGAGGGAAATTACAATCGGTTGTTAAAGACCAAGAAAAAGATGAAAAGAATGTATATGAAATGTATTATGAGTACGAGGAACCAGTACTAAAAGTGGTACCACACCGTGTTCTAGCACTAAATCGTGGTGAAAAGGAAGATGTATTAAAGGTTACGGTTGATCCTCCGCAAGAAAATATTCTTAATTACTTAACAAAAGAAATTATTAAAGGAAAAAGTACTGTTGCAATTGGACAGTTAGATACGGCGATTGAGGATTCATATAAGCGCTTGATTCAGCCTTCAATTGAACGTGAAATCCGTAATACTTTAACTGAAAAGGCTGAAGACCAAGCAATACATATATTTTCCGAAAATTTAAGAAACCTATTATTACAACCACCTTTAAAAGGAAAAATGGTGTTAGGTGTTGACCCTGCTTATCGGACAGGTTGTAAGCTTGCTGTCGTTGATGAGACGGGAAAGTTTTTGAAAAAGGATGTGATCTATCCGCATCCACCTAAAGCAAAACCAGCGGAAGCAAAGGAAAAAGCGGCAGCGCTACTCAAAGAATTTCCGATAGAAATCATTGCAATTGGAAATGGAACTGCATCTCGTGAAACTGAACAATTCATCGCGGAATTGCTTAAAGAAACTGATCGTGAAATTTACTATTTGATCGTTAACGAAGCGGGTGCAAGTGTATATTCTGCGTCAGATCTTGCGCGTGAAGAGTTTCCTAATTTGCAGGTAGAGGAAAGAAGTGCTGTGTCGATTGCAAGGAGATTGCAAGACCCGTTAGCTGAACTAGTGAAAATTGACCCAAAGTCAATCGGAGTTGGACAATATCAGCATGATGTTTCACAGAAGAAATTATCGGGATCTTTAAGTTTTGTTGTTGAAACGGTAGTAAACCAAGTCGGTGTTAATGTAAATACTGCATCATCTTCTTTATTGCAATATGTAGCGGGTTTATCTAAAACTGTAGCGACAAACATTGTAAATCAGCGCGAATCAGAAGGGAAATTTTTAAATCGAGGTCAATTAAAAAAGATCCCTCGATTGGGAGCTAAAACTTACGAACAATGTATTGGATTTTTAAGAATAGTTGATGGAAATCACCCACTAGATCGTACATCAATCCACCCAGAAAGCTATGATGAGACTATTCGCCTTTTGGAAAAAGTCGGATGTTCAACTAATGATCTTGGTTCCGATAAATTAAAAGATGCTTTATCTAACGTAGACCTCCCGAAATTAGCGAAGGAAATTAATATTGGTGAACCAACATTAAGGGATATTATTGATTCGTTAATTCGACCTGAACGTGACCCGCGTGATGAAGTGCCAACGCCGCTTTTAAAGAAAGATATACTGCAATTGGAAGATTTAAAAAGAGGTATGGAATTAGAAGGTACAATTCGAAATGTTGTGGACTTTGGCGCGTTCATAGATATAGGAGTTAAGCAAGATGGATTAGTTCATATATCCAAATTAAGTAGGCAATTTGTAAAACATCCGATGGACATTGTTTCAGTCGGTGATGTGGTTAAAGTCTGGGTAGAGGACGTCGATCAAAAGAAAGGCCGAGTGGCTTTAACGATGCTACCACCACAATAG
- the cmpA gene encoding cortex morphogenetic protein CmpA, translating into MPYWLVKQLKQAYHDKNRYQIKLLNQCWFFYRKKHCS; encoded by the coding sequence ATGCCATATTGGTTAGTTAAACAGTTAAAGCAGGCCTACCATGATAAAAATAGATATCAAATTAAATTACTTAATCAATGCTGGTTTTTTTATAGAAAAAAGCACTGCTCATAA
- a CDS encoding SprT family protein, translating into MDEIHLQSLCEELSLSFFGKPFKHSARFNKRLRTTGGRYLLKTHDIEINPKYFEEQGLEAIKGIIKHELCHYHLHLEGKGYQHRDSDFRLLLKQVDAPRFCKPLTMVKKRRLELKHSYQCITCHHIFERKKRVDVSRYVCGRCKGKLKKIQL; encoded by the coding sequence ATGGATGAAATACACTTACAATCACTATGCGAAGAACTTTCACTTAGTTTTTTTGGGAAACCTTTTAAACATTCAGCTCGTTTTAATAAGAGATTACGAACAACAGGTGGCCGGTATCTCTTAAAAACACATGATATTGAAATCAATCCAAAATATTTTGAAGAACAAGGTTTAGAAGCTATTAAAGGAATTATTAAACATGAGCTATGTCACTATCATTTACATCTTGAGGGGAAAGGATATCAACACAGAGATTCTGATTTTAGATTGCTTTTAAAGCAAGTTGATGCTCCAAGGTTTTGTAAACCACTCACAATGGTAAAGAAACGAAGATTAGAACTAAAACATTCTTATCAATGTATTACATGTCACCATATATTCGAAAGAAAAAAGCGAGTGGATGTTAGTCGCTATGTATGTGGTAGATGTAAAGGTAAATTAAAAAAAATTCAATTATAA